Proteins from a genomic interval of Candidatus Zixiibacteriota bacterium:
- a CDS encoding mechanosensitive ion channel — translation MEIPQIISEIANAINIIIHFKLFELNQTPVTVSSLLMFVIVILAFFILSRFLNKALLQRILSRFELDKGIQFTLVRLSHYLVMVIGTLIAFQFIGIDLGGLAVVFGLLSVGIGFGLQNITSNFISGLILLFERPIKVGDRVSVGETEGDVIAINMRSTMIRSLNNIAIIVPNAEFVSSRVINWSHGDPKIRLDIEVGVSYNSDLDLVLRALHEVAIEHSEVLKTPAPEVLLSGFGDSSWDMVLRAWVAQPKQHYITRSEINCAIVRKFREYEIEIPFPQQDLHVRSPLPVPIQLGEHEN, via the coding sequence ATGGAAATTCCTCAAATAATATCCGAAATTGCTAATGCCATAAATATAATTATCCATTTCAAACTATTCGAACTTAACCAAACGCCGGTAACAGTTTCATCACTGCTAATGTTTGTTATTGTAATATTGGCATTTTTTATTTTATCCCGATTTCTAAATAAAGCCTTACTACAAAGAATTCTCTCGCGCTTCGAATTGGATAAGGGTATACAATTTACGCTTGTCAGGCTTAGCCACTATCTGGTTATGGTTATCGGAACTTTGATAGCTTTCCAGTTTATCGGAATTGACTTGGGAGGCTTGGCTGTAGTTTTTGGATTGCTTTCGGTAGGAATCGGTTTTGGGCTTCAGAATATTACCTCTAATTTTATATCCGGGCTAATACTGTTGTTCGAGCGGCCAATAAAGGTCGGTGATCGCGTATCGGTAGGTGAAACAGAGGGGGATGTAATCGCTATCAATATGAGATCTACAATGATTCGCTCTTTAAATAATATCGCTATTATCGTTCCCAATGCGGAGTTTGTCTCATCCAGAGTAATCAACTGGTCGCATGGCGATCCGAAAATTCGTCTTGATATCGAAGTTGGTGTTTCGTATAACTCTGATCTGGATTTAGTCCTTAGGGCGCTTCATGAAGTTGCGATTGAGCATTCAGAAGTTTTAAAAACGCCTGCGCCCGAAGTGCTCCTTAGCGGTTTTGGCGATTCTTCTTGGGATATGGTTTTACGAGCCTGGGTAGCCCAACCTAAACAGCATTACATTACGCGTTCCGAAATTAACTGCGCCATAGTCCGCAAATTCAGGGAATATGAAATCGAGATACCATTCCCCCAACAGGATTTGCATGTGCGCTCGCCCTTGCCGGTGCCAATTCAGCTTGGAGAGCATGAAAATTAG
- a CDS encoding CoB--CoM heterodisulfide reductase subunit B — MKYAPFFGCMMTTKYPHFEAAVRITAAKIGMELVDIDGFTCCPDPIYFQARDKIEWYTVAARNISLVEDTGLDIITTCSGCTATLSEVNIHLKENAELREMVNKRLKKIGREFKGTIDVRHAVTVLRDDLGYDKVTETVVNPLKGLKVAVHYGCHLLKPSHIMRVDDPDHPTILQNLIKAIGAEPVPHDKKLLCCGRACMNSNIPDNMVIDIIESVQRSEADCMGLICPTCFDEFDMGQIIRARKYKKQLDVPIVYYFQLLGLAQGFSLQEVGLNMHKVKADQLFEKLAAAS; from the coding sequence ATGAAATATGCTCCGTTTTTCGGCTGTATGATGACAACGAAATATCCGCATTTCGAGGCGGCGGTAAGAATAACCGCAGCTAAAATAGGGATGGAGCTTGTCGATATTGATGGCTTTACCTGCTGCCCTGACCCGATTTATTTTCAAGCCCGCGATAAAATCGAATGGTACACAGTAGCCGCTCGCAATATCTCGCTTGTCGAAGATACCGGCCTCGATATTATTACCACATGTTCGGGATGCACCGCAACGCTTTCGGAAGTGAACATTCATCTAAAAGAAAATGCGGAACTTAGAGAAATGGTCAACAAGCGGCTCAAAAAAATCGGCAGGGAATTCAAGGGCACAATTGATGTGCGTCATGCCGTAACTGTGCTTCGCGATGATTTAGGTTATGATAAAGTCACCGAAACCGTTGTTAATCCGCTCAAGGGGCTAAAAGTGGCGGTTCATTATGGGTGTCATCTGCTTAAGCCATCTCATATTATGCGCGTCGATGACCCTGATCATCCTACTATCCTTCAGAATTTGATTAAAGCTATCGGCGCTGAGCCGGTCCCTCATGATAAAAAACTTTTGTGCTGCGGCCGTGCCTGCATGAATAGTAACATTCCTGACAATATGGTTATCGATATTATCGAATCCGTACAAAGGTCTGAAGCTGATTGCATGGGGCTTATATGCCCTACTTGTTTCGATGAGTTTGATATGGGACAGATTATCCGAGCGCGAAAATATAAAAAACAGCTTGATGTGCCGATTGTGTATTATTTCCAGTTGCTTGGTTTGGCGCAGGGGTTTTCGCTGCAGGAAGTTGGCCTTAATATGCACAAGGTCAAGGCCGATCAACTGTTTGAGAAACTGGCAGCAGCTTCTTAA
- a CDS encoding 4Fe-4S dicluster domain-containing protein, with the protein MNKPKEKSGPKKHTINFSFREKLNNTAEGYRHNYCYQCGACVADCPASMYSKEFNPRLIVLKALLGFEDELIRPDSEIWNCTNCYTCSERCPQEVRPIDVIIAMKNICVDEGKAPELVGKISDSVLTDGITTKVTSLTERRRKELGLAPVKSYPVDEINKILKGD; encoded by the coding sequence TTGAATAAGCCAAAAGAAAAATCTGGCCCCAAGAAACATACGATAAATTTTTCATTTCGGGAAAAACTAAACAATACGGCGGAGGGATATAGACATAATTATTGTTATCAATGTGGAGCGTGTGTAGCCGATTGCCCTGCCAGTATGTATTCAAAAGAGTTTAATCCTCGATTGATAGTATTAAAAGCCTTGCTCGGTTTCGAGGATGAGCTTATCCGACCCGACTCGGAAATATGGAATTGCACTAACTGCTACACCTGTTCGGAACGCTGCCCGCAGGAGGTCAGACCCATAGATGTCATTATTGCGATGAAAAATATTTGTGTCGATGAAGGGAAGGCTCCTGAGCTTGTCGGCAAGATTTCTGATTCGGTATTAACTGATGGTATCACTACCAAGGTTACATCACTGACCGAAAGACGCCGCAAGGAATTGGGTCTTGCGCCGGTTAAAAGTTATCCGGTTGATGAGATTAATAAAATTTTAAAGGGCGATTGA